The stretch of DNA TTGCGGAGCTTTTGCCGAACGGACAATTTGCGATTATTGCTGATCAAGGACATTGCGCGAATGTTGAAAATCCGGAAAAGTTTGTCGGCCTGGTCCGCAACTTTTTGTTTTCTTAAGGAGCATTGTCGCCACGCAGCACAAATCACGAACTCGACGGGGACGGTGGAATTAGTTGCCCGCCTTTGCGTTTTAAGTTAGTTATCAACAATACATTACAATATTGTGACAAAACTCTTTTGCGTTCTTCTAGGGGTGTCAGCCTATGTCTGAAAATAGAGATGAATTTAATCGTGGTGGTTTAATCGCTTTCATCTTTTCGATGGTATTCTGTTTTGCCTTCTTCTTTTATTTAGTTGCTGTGAATAAAGGTGTGGATCTTGCGGAAAACGTGATTGATCCAAATGCTCCAGTTGAAGAGGGTGCCGTTCCCGTATTTGATATTAATAAAATTGCGGAGCCTTGGGTTTCAACTCCAGAGTTGATCGCTTACGGTCAAAAAGTTTTCCAGACAAACTGTGCAATGTGCCACGGTGCTGAGGGTAAGGGGGATGGTGCTGCCGGTGCGGCTCTAAATCCAAAACCTCGTAACCTTGTTGAAGGTAAATGGACTCAAGGTGGCGGCGATATCGCTCACTTTAAAGTTCTTCAAAATGGTATTAAAGGAACTTCAATGGCATCTTACGGCCACTTTAAAGCGGCAGATCGTTGGGCCTTGGTTCACTTCATCGAATCTATTACTCAAAACAAATCAAAAGATACTCCTGAGCAGATTGCTGAGTTTGCTAAAAGCGCAAAATAAATAGGAACTTAAGAATGCTACATCGTGGTTTGGTTCTAAATTTGAAGACTCTGGGGACGGTTCTATCTGCAGCCGTTCTCGTTATGTTTTCAACGGCCAGCCATGCAAAGTACGACGGTCAGCCGGCTCCGAAAGTGGCCAGCGAACAAGCCGAAGAACTTCAAGGTGTGGGTATTGATGAAAAGTTAGGCGCTAAGCTTGATTTGTCTTTGCAGGTTAAAGACGAAGCGGGAAACTCTGTTCCGTTAAGCACGTATTTTGACGGCAAACATCCGGTGATCTTGTCTCCGGTATACTTTTCTTGTCCAGGACTTTGCAACTTTCACTTAAACGGTCTGACTGATGGCTTAAAGCTCATGGAAAAAGACTGGGGTGTGGGTGGTAAGTACCAAGTCATCTCTTTGAGTTTTGACTCAAAAGAAACTCCCGACTTGGCGGCGACTAAAAAACAGACTTACATGAAGATCTATGATCGCGCCGGTGCGGAAAAAGGCTGGCACTTTGTGACCGCTGAT from Bdellovibrio bacteriovorus encodes:
- a CDS encoding SCO family protein, with the translated sequence MLHRGLVLNLKTLGTVLSAAVLVMFSTASHAKYDGQPAPKVASEQAEELQGVGIDEKLGAKLDLSLQVKDEAGNSVPLSTYFDGKHPVILSPVYFSCPGLCNFHLNGLTDGLKLMEKDWGVGGKYQVISLSFDSKETPDLAATKKQTYMKIYDRAGAEKGWHFVTADEATVQAITKALGFKFRWDDKAKEWAHASAAVILTPDGTISRYLPGIQFQPQDIKLALNEATEGKIGNFVEHLVLYCFKYDPQQSKYTLAAFNVMQVGGAVMVLVMALWLLPVYIRSKRAKNKSAGR
- a CDS encoding c-type cytochrome codes for the protein MSENRDEFNRGGLIAFIFSMVFCFAFFFYLVAVNKGVDLAENVIDPNAPVEEGAVPVFDINKIAEPWVSTPELIAYGQKVFQTNCAMCHGAEGKGDGAAGAALNPKPRNLVEGKWTQGGGDIAHFKVLQNGIKGTSMASYGHFKAADRWALVHFIESITQNKSKDTPEQIAEFAKSAK